The Fusobacterium necrophorum subsp. necrophorum genome has a window encoding:
- a CDS encoding tyrosine-type recombinase/integrase, protein MDIIKQGGQEIVLPRRKKRTQEGRKSFFEIYKSPKTLQDYLFYLKDFLSFVYEGGASFQQDEILPLMKGVEREDVEQYISHLLQERKMKKSSVNKVISALKSLYKELEVYQVENPFRYVKLFKTARNLDNILKISSNDIKHIIERFQIKSEKNYRNLMILYTLYYTGVRSDELLHMEFRHFLNRDGNYFLKLEKTKSGKEQYKPIHPALIEKLQEYKKEMKALHRLEEEDLQNHFIFCSHFEKNKALSYRALYDLIKSLGLSIEKDMSPHNIRHAIATELSLNGADLVEIRDFLGHADTKVTEVYINAKSILEKRVLNKIPNIMEKKDSSS, encoded by the coding sequence ATGGATATTATTAAGCAAGGTGGACAAGAGATTGTTCTGCCACGTAGAAAAAAAAGGACCCAAGAGGGAAGAAAAAGCTTTTTTGAAATCTATAAATCTCCGAAAACTTTACAAGATTATTTATTTTATCTGAAAGATTTTTTATCTTTCGTCTATGAAGGGGGGGCTTCTTTTCAACAAGACGAAATTCTACCGCTGATGAAAGGAGTTGAGAGAGAGGATGTAGAACAGTATATTTCTCATCTATTACAGGAAAGAAAGATGAAGAAAAGCTCTGTGAACAAAGTTATTTCCGCTCTGAAGTCTTTGTACAAAGAGTTGGAAGTCTATCAAGTAGAAAATCCTTTCCGTTATGTGAAGCTTTTTAAAACAGCTCGAAACTTAGATAATATTTTAAAAATTTCTTCGAATGACATTAAGCATATCATTGAACGCTTTCAAATAAAAAGTGAAAAAAATTATCGAAACTTGATGATTTTATATACCTTGTATTATACAGGAGTGAGAAGTGACGAATTGTTACACATGGAATTTCGTCATTTCTTAAATCGAGATGGAAATTATTTTTTAAAATTGGAAAAGACGAAGTCAGGAAAAGAGCAATATAAACCAATACATCCCGCTTTAATAGAAAAATTACAAGAATACAAAAAGGAAATGAAAGCCTTGCATCGCTTGGAAGAAGAAGATTTACAAAATCATTTTATTTTTTGTAGTCATTTTGAAAAGAATAAAGCGCTTTCTTATAGAGCTCTCTATGATTTAATTAAATCTTTAGGACTTTCCATTGAAAAGGATATGAGTCCTCATAATATTCGACATGCCATTGCAACGGAACTTTCTTTAAATGGAGCAGATTTGGTTGAAATTCGAGATTTTTTGGGGCATGCAGACACGAAGGTAACAGAAGTTTATATCAATGCGAAATCTATTTTGGAAAAAAGAGTTTTAAATAAGATACCGAATATTATGGAAAAAAAAGACAGCTCCTCTTAA
- a CDS encoding histidine phosphatase family protein: MIYFIRHGQTDYSERNTKIYQGFGVNLAKLSESGIAQVKEAAKDERLKGADIILSSPYTRAVQTASILSKELDIDIAIETDLHEWLENKNYIHENDEVTENSYLEYEKTHGKYPLGKEKLWEDAASIKKRVLKVLNKYCDYERVIVACHGVMIQATTGKEFPEYAEILEFDLEKNSLMNSPFEATETDLKNCILILRDITGKQDVNELAIRILNIIGAKGGDYSVNTIRAFAEAYLKESRKNIVSE; encoded by the coding sequence ATGATTTATTTTATTAGACATGGACAAACTGATTATTCAGAACGAAACACAAAAATATATCAAGGTTTTGGTGTGAATCTAGCAAAACTTTCAGAATCGGGTATTGCTCAAGTGAAAGAAGCTGCTAAAGATGAAAGATTGAAAGGAGCGGATATTATCCTTAGTTCTCCTTATACTAGAGCAGTTCAAACTGCATCTATTCTTTCAAAAGAATTAGATATTGATATTGCCATAGAAACCGATTTACATGAATGGTTGGAAAATAAAAATTACATACATGAAAATGATGAAGTAACAGAAAACTCCTATCTTGAATATGAAAAAACACATGGAAAATATCCTCTTGGCAAAGAAAAATTGTGGGAAGATGCCGCTTCGATTAAAAAACGTGTTTTAAAAGTGTTAAATAAATATTGTGATTATGAACGGGTGATTGTTGCATGTCATGGTGTGATGATACAAGCAACTACAGGGAAAGAATTCCCTGAATATGCTGAAATTTTAGAATTTGATTTAGAGAAAAATTCTTTGATGAATTCGCCATTCGAAGCAACAGAAACAGATTTAAAAAATTGCATCTTAATCCTTCGTGATATTACTGGAAAGCAAGATGTGAATGAATTGGCAATCAGAATTTTAAATATAATAGGAGCAAAAGGAGGAGACTATTCTGTTAATACAATACGAGCGTTTGCGGAAGCTTATTTAAAAGAAAGTAGAAAAAATATTGTTTCAGAATAA
- a CDS encoding IS30 family transposase — MVQQKYTIKREKGKHLTSIERGKIEAYFKLGYSKTKIAQLIDVSRRTIQREIKRGWVEGLQNSDLSLYDTYSAHKAQRKYNDSQRKKEGNLKIDKNYELINFLENSMLIDKNSPYAALESAKKKGFNVNISLKTLYNYIHKELFIKFTEKDMCYKKDIRKKSLKEKRIRKQGGKSIEQRAQLINNREEIGHFEMDTVVGKRGSSSCLLVLTDRKSRLEVIRKLKSKTVKDVVETVKNIVREYPELIKTITSDNGSEFMNAEAIEELGIEYFYAHSYSSGERGSNENNNKLIRRYIKKGVDIGSISEEEIIRIEEWMNSYPRKLFNGKSSLEVYSKELTKYFS; from the coding sequence ATGGTTCAACAAAAGTATACTATAAAAAGAGAAAAAGGTAAACATTTAACTTCCATTGAAAGAGGAAAAATTGAAGCTTACTTTAAATTAGGGTATTCTAAAACTAAGATTGCTCAGTTAATTGATGTTTCTAGGAGAACTATTCAAAGAGAAATTAAAAGAGGTTGGGTAGAAGGATTACAAAACTCTGATTTATCTCTTTACGACACATACTCTGCGCATAAAGCTCAAAGAAAATATAATGATTCTCAAAGAAAAAAAGAAGGTAATTTAAAAATAGATAAGAATTATGAATTAATTAATTTTCTAGAAAACTCTATGCTTATTGATAAAAATTCTCCCTATGCAGCTTTAGAAAGTGCTAAAAAGAAGGGTTTCAATGTAAATATATCATTAAAAACATTGTATAACTATATTCATAAAGAATTATTTATAAAATTTACTGAGAAAGATATGTGTTACAAAAAAGATATAAGAAAAAAATCTCTCAAAGAAAAAAGAATAAGAAAACAAGGAGGAAAATCAATAGAACAAAGGGCACAGCTAATTAATAATAGAGAGGAAATAGGTCATTTTGAGATGGACACTGTTGTAGGCAAAAGAGGAAGCTCTTCATGTCTTTTAGTTCTTACAGATAGAAAATCAAGATTAGAAGTAATAAGAAAATTAAAGTCTAAAACAGTAAAAGATGTTGTGGAAACAGTAAAAAATATTGTTAGAGAATATCCAGAACTAATAAAGACAATTACAAGTGATAATGGAAGCGAATTTATGAATGCTGAAGCAATAGAAGAGTTAGGAATAGAATACTTTTATGCGCATAGTTATAGTTCAGGAGAAAGAGGAAGTAATGAAAATAATAATAAATTAATTAGGCGCTATATAAAAAAGGGAGTAGATATAGGTTCTATAAGCGAAGAAGAAATAATAAGAATAGAAGAGTGGATGAATTCATATCCAAGAAAATTATTTAATGGGAAAAGTTCCTTAGAAGTATATTCTAAAGAACTTACAAAATATTTTTCTTAG
- a CDS encoding FTR1 family protein produces MRKCFKKLFALLFVFALFFTLNCSEMEAAQKKKYETWQEVAKDMNLEFQDAKKSIEMGDADAAYKFMNNAYFNYYEVQGFEKNVMVNISAKRVNEIEAMFRKIKHTLKGNIEGNISELDKEIDLLAIKVYRDAMVLDGVISKEAPDSEGERLFKGEVVNANASAIKWKSFGVSFGLLLREGLEAILVIVAIIAYLVKTGNEKLCKQVYIGMGAAIVCSFLLAFLIDILLGGIGQELMEGITMFLAVGVLFWVSNWILSRSEEEAWSRYIKSQVQKSIDEKSGRVLIFSAFLAVLREGAELVLFYKAMLTGGQTDKLFALYGFLAGIAALILIYLIFRYTTVRLPLRPFFMFTSILLFLLCISFMGKGVVELTEAGVISGSTVIPAMNGYQNTWLNIYDRAETLIPQLMLVIASVWMILSNFMKERKIKKEAEKEK; encoded by the coding sequence ATGAGAAAATGTTTCAAAAAATTGTTTGCCTTGCTCTTTGTTTTTGCTTTATTCTTTACACTGAATTGCTCAGAAATGGAAGCTGCTCAAAAGAAAAAATATGAAACTTGGCAAGAGGTTGCAAAAGATATGAATCTGGAGTTTCAAGATGCAAAAAAATCAATTGAAATGGGAGATGCCGATGCGGCATACAAATTTATGAACAATGCCTATTTTAATTACTATGAAGTACAAGGATTTGAAAAAAATGTTATGGTAAATATCTCTGCAAAAAGAGTGAATGAGATTGAAGCCATGTTTCGTAAAATCAAACATACACTAAAAGGGAATATTGAAGGAAATATTTCCGAATTGGATAAAGAAATCGATTTATTGGCTATAAAAGTCTACAGAGATGCCATGGTTTTGGATGGAGTTATTTCCAAAGAAGCTCCTGATTCTGAAGGAGAGCGATTATTTAAGGGAGAGGTTGTAAATGCGAATGCTTCCGCGATAAAATGGAAATCCTTTGGAGTGTCCTTCGGACTGTTATTAAGAGAAGGACTGGAAGCCATTTTAGTCATCGTTGCTATTATTGCATATCTTGTGAAAACAGGCAATGAAAAATTATGCAAGCAAGTATATATCGGAATGGGAGCAGCCATTGTTTGTTCTTTCCTGTTAGCCTTCCTCATTGATATTTTATTAGGTGGAATTGGACAGGAACTGATGGAAGGAATTACTATGTTCTTAGCCGTTGGAGTTTTATTTTGGGTCAGCAATTGGATTTTATCTCGTTCGGAAGAAGAAGCCTGGTCACGCTATATCAAATCTCAAGTTCAGAAATCTATTGATGAAAAGAGTGGAAGAGTTTTAATTTTTTCCGCTTTTCTGGCGGTTCTTCGAGAAGGAGCCGAATTGGTCTTGTTTTATAAAGCGATGTTGACAGGAGGACAAACCGATAAATTATTTGCTCTTTATGGATTTTTAGCCGGGATTGCCGCTTTGATTCTTATTTATCTTATCTTCAGATATACTACAGTAAGATTACCTCTTAGACCTTTCTTTATGTTTACGAGTATTCTTCTATTCCTATTGTGTATTTCGTTCATGGGAAAAGGAGTTGTAGAGCTGACAGAAGCAGGGGTTATTTCAGGAAGTACCGTCATTCCTGCTATGAATGGATACCAAAATACATGGTTAAATATCTATGATAGAGCAGAAACTTTAATTCCGCAATTGATGTTGGTCATTGCTTCTGTTTGGATGATATTAAGTAATTTTATGAAAGAAAGAAAAATAAAAAAAGAGGCGGAAAAAGAAAAATAA
- a CDS encoding transposase zinc-binding domain-containing protein — protein MIKEILLLTNLTHIFNFIKSFVAHEHLEFIKFSLDKFLLCRDISKGFVKYSCKKCGHFHTFPISCKSKLCPTCGFKYSSVWASNMQRDILNIPHRHVLFTIPEELRMFFCYDRTLLRKLAEAVNEIFKYQFHNINKKTQRKKKIPKSSPNYFTDTDIVHYGLVTIIHTFGRDLK, from the coding sequence ATGATTAAAGAAATATTACTCTTAACTAATCTAACACATATCTTCAATTTTATCAAGTCTTTTGTTGCGCATGAACATCTTGAATTTATCAAATTTTCTCTTGATAAATTTTTACTTTGTAGAGATATTAGCAAAGGTTTTGTTAAATATTCTTGTAAAAAATGCGGTCACTTTCATACTTTTCCTATCTCTTGCAAATCTAAACTCTGTCCTACTTGTGGTTTCAAATATTCTTCTGTTTGGGCTTCTAATATGCAAAGAGATATTCTTAATATCCCTCATAGGCATGTTCTTTTTACCATTCCTGAAGAATTAAGAATGTTTTTTTGTTATGATCGAACTTTACTTAGAAAACTCGCTGAAGCCGTTAATGAAATTTTTAAATATCAGTTTCACAATATTAATAAAAAAACTCAAAGAAAAAAGAAAATTCCTAAATCTTCTCCTAATTACTTTACTGATACTGATATTGTTCATTATGGGCTTGTCACAATTATTCATACCTTTGGTCGTGACCTCAAATGA
- a CDS encoding DUF4198 domain-containing protein: protein MKKLVLMAGVLALSATAMAHTQYLYTDALDVSGKKEVKIKTLFGHPGEGREVGGVAVGTVDGKALPVKEFYMIHNGEKKDFTAKVTDGVIKTDKNTVRTLDYIFTPEDGLKGQGSFIFVMIPNHATDEGYTFFGAPKLIIAKDGAGADWDKRVAPGYPEIIPLKHPADLWTEDVFVAKFVDKDGNPVKHARIDVDFINAKIDVMNDTYRGGDPKMPKVSKRTYTDDNGMFYFSAPRAGMYAIRGVESMDRANKVVHDTGLVVQFK, encoded by the coding sequence ATGAAAAAATTAGTTTTGATGGCAGGGGTATTGGCATTATCAGCAACAGCTATGGCACACACACAATATTTGTATACAGATGCTTTGGATGTCAGCGGGAAAAAAGAAGTAAAGATAAAAACTTTATTCGGACATCCCGGAGAAGGAAGGGAAGTAGGTGGAGTTGCAGTTGGGACGGTAGATGGAAAGGCATTACCTGTAAAAGAATTCTATATGATTCATAATGGGGAAAAGAAAGATTTTACAGCTAAAGTCACGGACGGAGTTATCAAAACAGATAAAAATACAGTTCGTACTTTAGATTATATCTTCACTCCGGAAGATGGGCTAAAAGGACAAGGAAGTTTTATTTTCGTTATGATTCCTAATCATGCAACAGATGAAGGCTACACTTTCTTTGGAGCTCCTAAATTGATTATTGCAAAAGACGGGGCCGGAGCGGACTGGGACAAAAGAGTGGCACCGGGCTATCCTGAAATTATTCCTTTGAAACATCCGGCAGATCTTTGGACAGAAGATGTTTTTGTTGCTAAATTTGTCGACAAAGACGGAAATCCGGTAAAACATGCAAGAATTGATGTGGATTTTATCAATGCGAAGATTGATGTGATGAATGACACTTATAGAGGTGGAGATCCGAAAATGCCTAAGGTCTCTAAAAGAACTTATACCGATGACAACGGTATGTTTTATTTCTCTGCTCCAAGAGCAGGAATGTATGCAATTCGAGGGGTAGAATCTATGGATCGAGCCAATAAAGTGGTACATGACACCGGATTGGTGGTTCAATTTAAATAA
- a CDS encoding iron transporter, whose product MKNFKFLAMALLVLGLTACGEKKEEAAAPTEQTAATTEAAAPAEKPGESGFAEIPIDETVVGPYQVAAVYFQAVDMIPEGKQPSAAESDMHLEADIHLLPEAGVKYGFGEGEDIWPAYLTVNYKVMSEDGKKEITSGTFMPMNADDGPHYGINIKKGLIPIGKYKLQLEIKAPTDYLLHVDSETGVPAARDNGLAAAEEYFKTQNVEFDWTYTGEQLQNK is encoded by the coding sequence ATGAAAAATTTTAAATTTTTAGCAATGGCTTTATTGGTATTGGGGTTGACTGCTTGTGGAGAAAAGAAAGAAGAAGCGGCAGCTCCGACAGAACAAACAGCAGCCACTACAGAAGCGGCAGCTCCGGCAGAAAAACCGGGAGAATCCGGATTTGCAGAAATTCCGATTGATGAAACTGTTGTAGGACCTTATCAAGTAGCAGCTGTTTATTTCCAAGCAGTGGATATGATTCCAGAAGGAAAACAGCCTTCAGCGGCAGAATCTGATATGCACTTGGAAGCGGATATTCATTTGTTGCCGGAAGCAGGAGTAAAATATGGTTTTGGAGAAGGAGAAGATATTTGGCCGGCTTACTTGACAGTAAACTATAAAGTGATGTCGGAAGATGGAAAAAAAGAAATCACTTCCGGAACTTTCATGCCTATGAATGCGGATGACGGACCTCACTATGGAATTAATATTAAGAAGGGCTTAATTCCAATTGGAAAATATAAATTACAATTAGAAATCAAAGCTCCTACCGATTATTTATTACACGTAGATTCTGAAACAGGGGTTCCTGCGGCAAGAGATAACGGTTTGGCAGCGGCAGAAGAATACTTCAAAACACAAAACGTGGAATTTGATTGGACTTACACCGGAGAACAATTGCAAAATAAATAA
- a CDS encoding transposase: MGGFTKKLTFRKLEYFHVNSIAKQWRFLVLDIVKNGNYSENIKKKALKSVRELYKKDVRLFFNVGSTELNSTAGIIKYLGRYLARAPIAEYKIVNFNDKEVTFFYQDLADNKNKKYRTMPIDEFVQQILIHLPPKNFKSISRFGFYARHLNSKLKKVILNFKKKKQFELSFYVKSSLETFDINPFICPFCKIKLKVKELFLTSLWSGYEIHKIYP, encoded by the coding sequence CTGGGTGGGTTTACTAAAAAACTAACTTTTAGAAAATTGGAATATTTTCATGTTAATTCTATTGCTAAACAATGGCGTTTTTTAGTACTTGATATTGTAAAAAATGGAAACTACTCTGAAAACATTAAGAAAAAAGCGCTCAAATCAGTTAGAGAACTATACAAAAAAGATGTTCGCCTATTTTTTAATGTAGGATCTACAGAACTTAATTCAACTGCCGGAATCATAAAGTATCTTGGAAGATATCTTGCGCGAGCTCCAATTGCAGAATATAAAATTGTTAATTTTAACGATAAAGAAGTTACTTTTTTCTATCAAGATTTAGCTGATAATAAAAATAAAAAATATCGCACAATGCCTATTGATGAATTTGTTCAACAGATTCTTATTCATCTTCCACCTAAAAACTTTAAATCTATTTCTAGATTTGGGTTTTATGCTAGGCATTTAAATTCTAAACTAAAAAAAGTTATTCTTAATTTTAAAAAGAAAAAGCAATTTGAACTTTCTTTTTATGTGAAATCTTCTTTAGAAACTTTTGATATTAATCCTTTTATTTGTCCTTTTTGTAAGATAAAGCTAAAAGTAAAAGAATTATTTTTAACCTCCCTCTGGTCTGGGTATGAAATTCATAAAATATATCCTTAA
- a CDS encoding ABC transporter substrate-binding protein encodes MKKMFKYLPILFSLFLFACSSDKAEMEKREQILYTVMPKREYHLVSNHYQEADRALITQLWEGLTELKEGGVRLIEVTDIQHSKDFLEWKFYLREDLTWSNGEPITAESYRKSWLKSLKNSPMLQEKYRMFVIQNAEKFSENKVSEEEVGIKAEKNVLQVQLHTPISNFDEWVSNPIFYPLHPDNERLKAGEKIVNAAFRVASMQEDKIILEKNESYWDAVNTRLKKVEISLVENEIMAYEMFPRYEIDFFGAPFYSIPFERLKQANTLPEKLIFPLMKYCYISIPNETKDPFLETSNRKLRELLYAVSDPEFMGKVIVQNDSPAIFSHPHPSSELISKSKEEFEALQQQKHFTFSDSPYVARFHSDKLLEKKLLLSTVKEWISSFKFPIRVTSDEKAKATFQMEHYLLGSNRKEDFYYYISKKYGVNITKEEEFLKELPVIPLLQENTTLLLHSEVRGLNVAPNGDVYLKYIIIQ; translated from the coding sequence ATGAAAAAAATGTTTAAATATTTGCCGATACTGTTCTCCCTATTTCTATTTGCCTGCTCCTCAGACAAAGCGGAAATGGAGAAAAGAGAACAAATTCTTTATACGGTTATGCCGAAGCGGGAATATCATCTTGTTTCCAATCACTATCAGGAAGCGGACAGAGCCTTAATCACTCAGCTGTGGGAAGGACTTACTGAACTGAAAGAGGGAGGAGTTCGCCTGATTGAAGTTACCGATATTCAACATAGTAAAGATTTTTTAGAATGGAAATTCTATTTGCGAGAGGATTTGACCTGGTCCAATGGTGAACCGATTACAGCAGAAAGCTATCGAAAAAGCTGGTTGAAGAGCTTAAAAAATTCTCCTATGCTGCAAGAAAAATATCGAATGTTTGTGATTCAAAATGCGGAAAAATTTTCAGAAAATAAGGTTTCTGAGGAAGAAGTGGGAATCAAAGCGGAAAAAAATGTACTTCAAGTACAATTACACACCCCCATTTCCAATTTTGATGAATGGGTCAGCAATCCTATTTTTTATCCTCTTCATCCGGACAATGAAAGATTAAAAGCGGGAGAAAAAATTGTAAATGCCGCCTTTCGAGTTGCCTCTATGCAGGAAGATAAGATTATATTGGAAAAAAATGAAAGCTATTGGGATGCTGTGAATACTCGTTTAAAAAAAGTGGAGATATCCTTGGTAGAAAATGAAATTATGGCTTATGAAATGTTCCCGAGATATGAAATCGATTTCTTCGGTGCTCCCTTCTATTCGATTCCCTTTGAGCGCTTGAAGCAAGCAAATACTTTGCCTGAAAAATTAATTTTTCCGCTGATGAAGTACTGCTATATTTCGATTCCGAATGAAACAAAGGATCCATTTTTAGAAACATCAAATAGAAAGCTGAGAGAACTCCTATATGCTGTCAGCGACCCGGAATTCATGGGAAAGGTCATTGTTCAAAACGATTCTCCGGCCATTTTTTCACATCCTCATCCCAGCTCGGAACTGATTTCCAAGAGCAAAGAAGAGTTTGAAGCCTTACAACAGCAAAAACATTTTACTTTTTCCGATTCTCCTTATGTTGCAAGATTTCATTCCGATAAGCTTTTAGAAAAAAAATTGTTGCTTTCTACCGTAAAAGAATGGATTTCCAGTTTTAAATTTCCCATTCGCGTTACCTCCGATGAAAAAGCAAAAGCAACTTTTCAAATGGAGCATTATCTGCTTGGAAGCAATCGAAAAGAAGATTTCTATTATTATATTTCCAAAAAATATGGCGTGAATATAACAAAAGAAGAGGAATTCCTGAAAGAATTACCGGTGATTCCTCTGCTTCAAGAAAACACTACACTCCTATTGCATTCTGAAGTGAGAGGACTGAATGTGGCACCCAATGGAGATGTTTACTTAAAATATATTATAATTCAATAA
- the glyA gene encoding serine hydroxymethyltransferase: MNYMKNVDPDVYNAIIAEKKRQEEGIELIASENFVSKAVMEAAGSVLTNKYAEGYPKKRYYGGCVNIDIVENLAIERLKEIFGAKYANVQAHSGSQANMGVYVALLEPGDKILGMSLSAGGHLTHGYKISFSGKNYVGLEYGLNSETELIDFDAIRKIALAEKPKIIVAGASAYSRIIDFQKFREIADEVGAYLMVDMAHIAGLVAAGEHPNPLEYAHVVTSTTHKTLRGPRGGVILTNHQEIAEKIDKTIFPGIQGGPLGHIVAAKAVAFKEALTPEFKEYQRQVVKNAKAMAEELVSGGLRIVSGGTDNHLMLVDLRSKGVTGKVAEKILEEAGITCNKNAIPNDPEKPFITSGIRLGTPAITTRGMKEEEARQIAKMIIKVLNNPEDSQKIAEVKEEVLTLTKKFPLFLDEETE; encoded by the coding sequence ATGAACTATATGAAAAATGTTGACCCGGATGTTTATAATGCCATTATAGCAGAAAAGAAAAGACAAGAAGAAGGAATTGAATTGATTGCTTCTGAAAATTTTGTTTCAAAGGCAGTCATGGAAGCAGCAGGCTCTGTCCTTACCAATAAGTATGCAGAGGGTTATCCGAAAAAAAGGTACTATGGTGGTTGTGTAAACATTGATATTGTTGAAAATTTAGCAATTGAAAGATTAAAAGAAATATTCGGAGCTAAATATGCGAATGTCCAAGCACATTCCGGTTCTCAAGCAAATATGGGAGTTTATGTTGCTCTATTGGAACCCGGAGACAAAATTTTAGGAATGAGTTTGAGTGCCGGAGGACATTTGACTCATGGTTATAAAATAAGTTTTTCCGGAAAAAATTATGTAGGATTGGAATATGGATTAAATTCGGAAACGGAGTTGATAGATTTTGATGCCATTCGAAAAATAGCTTTGGCAGAAAAACCGAAAATCATTGTTGCCGGAGCAAGTGCTTATTCCAGAATTATTGACTTCCAAAAATTCAGAGAAATTGCAGATGAGGTAGGAGCTTATCTTATGGTAGATATGGCACATATTGCAGGACTTGTTGCTGCTGGAGAACATCCTAATCCTTTGGAATATGCACATGTTGTCACTTCGACAACTCATAAAACTTTGAGAGGTCCTCGTGGTGGAGTTATCTTAACCAATCATCAGGAAATTGCAGAAAAAATTGATAAGACTATTTTTCCGGGAATTCAAGGAGGACCTTTAGGACATATTGTTGCTGCAAAAGCTGTAGCGTTCAAAGAAGCATTAACTCCTGAATTTAAAGAGTATCAAAGGCAAGTTGTAAAAAATGCAAAAGCTATGGCGGAAGAACTGGTATCCGGAGGATTAAGAATTGTCAGTGGAGGAACGGATAATCATTTGATGCTGGTAGACTTGAGATCAAAAGGAGTTACGGGAAAAGTTGCAGAAAAAATTTTGGAAGAAGCAGGAATTACCTGCAATAAAAATGCCATTCCGAACGATCCTGAAAAACCCTTTATCACAAGCGGAATTCGTTTAGGAACACCGGCAATTACCACCAGAGGGATGAAGGAAGAGGAAGCCCGACAAATTGCCAAGATGATAATAAAGGTTTTAAACAACCCAGAGGATAGCCAAAAAATAGCAGAGGTAAAGGAAGAAGTCTTAACCCTGACCAAAAAATTTCCTCTATTTTTAGATGAAGAAACGGAATAA